Genomic DNA from Turicibacter faecis:
AGCTTCATCGAATGATACGAAGTCTGGACGGTGAACAGTTCCTTCTAAAGCAGCTTTGATAATAGCTAAGTTAGCTGATTTTTCACGAACGCTGATTGTTTGTCCTGGTTTTACTGAGTAAGATGGGATATCAACGCGTTGTCCATCTACTAAGATGTGACCATGGTTAACTAACTGACGTGCTTGACGACGAGTGTTAGCTAATCCTAAACGGTATACTAAGTTATCAAGACGAGATTCTAATAAGTATAAGAAGTTCTCACCATGTTTACCTTGTAATTTACCAGCGCGGTCGTATGTACGACGGAATTGACGCTCAGTCATTCCATATGCATGACGTAATTTTTGTTTTTCTTGTAATTGTAATCCGTATTCAGAGATTTTTTTACGTGCTTGTCCGTGTTGCCCAGGTGCATAAGGGCGTTTTTGTAATTCTTTACCGTTTTCTAAGATTGAGTATCCTAAACGACGAGAAATTTTCCAGCTTGGTCCAGTATAACGAGCCATGCTATGACCTCCTTTTAATTTGTCAGAATTTTGATTTTGCATATCAAAAAAGGAGAAAATTTATCCGATACTATAAGTTAGATTAAAATCCCATATCCTCGCCTTTGCAGCCAAAAGGTTATACGATATGCCATCAATTCCTTTAAAGGGAATATTGAGGTTTAATCTAATCATCACAGTTAGATAAAAAGCTGCCTTTCATCAACGCACTCCAGTATAATATCAAGATTCAATATTATTGTCAACAAAAAATCAAAGTTCTAAACAATTTCTAAAAATTTCATCATAAATTCTATCAATTTGAATGGTTTCGACAATTAGTTGCAGAAAGTGTTGCTATAAATGTGTTTTAATGTCTTCAAGATGGAGATTGTGTTTTCCAAATCCCTCTCGTTTTGGGTATTTCGTGAAAGTTTTCTATCTTCGGGTCTAATATAAGAAGTGAAGAGACCGAGGATGAGTCGACCTATAGGGGTTGGATAGGATAAGAAAAGCAATCATTTTCTTCATTTAGAAAAGAAAAAAATGAGAGGTTAATGATCAGTGTCGTTTCTTAAAAAGTCAGTAGAAAACCGTAGAAAGCATAGGATTTTTTATCAAATTATGATATGATTATTTAACAATAACTCATTTATAAAACATGGTGGGAGGATACTATGATAGATTTTAAATTACTTATTTTGATCCTAATGATTGTTATATTGGCCATTGTATTAATTTATTCAGTCATTATTGTCTCAAAGAAGAAGCAATATTATGCGAAAATTGATGATTTAGATTATATGAAACATGAGATTTCTAATCAGACCGTTCCATTTGAATTAGCTAAGCTTCGCAGTACTAAAAAGAGTGAGCGAATTGTCAAATTGGTTCAACAATGGGAACGTCGTTGGGGAAAATTAGAGTCAGATTTTATTATGGTAACCGAACAAATTATTTATACGGAGGAACTCGTTGCAGATAAAAGCTTCTCAGAAGCCGATGAGCAATTAATGGAGTTACAACAAACGCTTGATGGATTAAAAG
This window encodes:
- the rpsD gene encoding 30S ribosomal protein S4 — protein: MARYTGPSWKISRRLGYSILENGKELQKRPYAPGQHGQARKKISEYGLQLQEKQKLRHAYGMTERQFRRTYDRAGKLQGKHGENFLYLLESRLDNLVYRLGLANTRRQARQLVNHGHILVDGQRVDIPSYSVKPGQTISVREKSANLAIIKAALEGTVHRPDFVSFDEATMTGTFVRLPERSEVFADIHENLIVEFYSR